The Pseudoxanthomonas sp. SL93 genome segment GCAGGCCACCAGCAGACGGCCGTCGTGGGCCAATGCGCGCATCAGCGCGGCGGCTTCGGCCGCGCTGGCACGCATCTGTTCCAGTTCACGTTGCTTGAAGGGCATGGGACCAGCTTTACTTTAGAATGCTCTTAATTTAGTATTTCATAAATAAAAAAGCAACCTCTCAAGGAGGCTTCATGACGACCGTCGCGATTCATGCCCGGTTCGACCAGGCGACCAATACGGTCAGCTATCTGGCGTGGGACCCCGCCACGCGGCAAGCAGCCATCCTCGATCCCGTGCTGGACTACGACCATCGCACCGGCGCCGCCGGTTTGGTGTCGGCGGATGCGTTGCTTGACGTCGCGGCAGCCGAAGGCCTCGCGATCGCCTGGATACTGGAAACCCATGCCCATGCGGACCATCTTTCCGCCGCCCCCTACCTGAAGCAGAAGACGGGCGCGCGGATCGGCATCGGCGAGCACATCCGTGACGTGCAGCGCGTGTTCGCGCCCGTGTTCAACCTGTCTGGCGTGAGCGGCGACGGCAGCGAGTTCGACCAGCTCTTCGCCGATGGCGAATCCTTCGCACTGGGCGACCTGCGGGTGGATGTACTGCACACCCCGGGTCACACCCCTGCATGCGTGTCCTACCGCATCGGCGATGCGGTATTCGTCGGCGACACGCTGTTCATGCCGGACTACGGCACCGCGCGTGCCGATTTTCCGGGCGGCGATGCTCGCACGCTTTTCCGCTCCATCCAGAAACTGCTTGCGCTGCCGGACGAGACCCGGCTGTTCATGTGCCACGATTACAAGGCGCCCGGCCGCGACCATTACGCGTGGGAAACCACGGTGGCGGAACAGCGCGCGCGGAATGTCCACATCGGCGGTGGTACCGCCGAGGATGCGTTCGTCTCGATGCGCGAAGCGCGCGACGCCACCCTGCCCGCGCCCGCCTTGCTGCTGCCTTCGCTGCAGGTCAACATCCGGGCCGGCCGGCTGCCGGATCCGGAGCCCAACGGCACGCGCTACCTGCGGATCCCGCTGTCGGGGCCGATGGACTAGCGTCGCGCCTTCAGTGCCCGCCGGCGTGCACGGCGGCCTGCCCCTGCGTGGCCGCTCCCGTGCCGCAATCCGCGCTCAGCAACGGCGAGTGGCGCAGCCACTCGGGATCGGGGTAGTAGGCGAACACGAACGATCCACCGCGGATGGTGTCGATCAGCGGACGCGCCACCGCGGTACGCACCGCGGGGCATCCCAGGCTGCGGCCCAGCCGGCCCTGCGCGCGGATCAGGTCGTTGCTGACGTAGGGCGCGCCGTGGATGACGATGGCGCGTTCACGCGCCTTGTCGTTGACGCCGGGCTCCAGCCCGCGCAGGCGCAGGGAATACCCATTGCCACCCACGTACGACTCCTCCGTCTGGAAGGCGCCCAGGCTGGACATGTAGCTGCCGGTCGCATTGGAGAACCGCGTCGCCAGGTTCTCGCCGGTGTTGCGGCCATGCGCGACCCATTCCTCGAAGAGCAGGCGCTGCTTGTCCAGATCGAACACCCACAGCCGTGGCTGCGTGGACGGCCGCGAATAGTCGATCACGCTCAGCCGGTTGGCTGGCGTCGTATCGCCGCGGCGCAGTGAGCAGGTCATCGCCCGCGCCGCCATCGACAGCACCTTGCGGTCCAGCGCCGGGGCGGCCCGATGCAGGGCCTCCACCATGCGATCCGGCGCCCCGGCCGGTGGCGCAGCCTGGGTCGCGTTGGAGGCGCAGAGGGCCAGCAGGCCCGCGCAGGCGGTGGCAAGGGGGATCGTCTTCATCACGGATATCGGCAGGAAAGGGCACACCAGCATCCCGATTCCGTCCGCAAGGCTTAGTGCGGTTCCGTTATAGCGGTGGCCTGGTCCGATTCCAAGACGGGGGCGGATTGCTGTTCGGCTGGCGTTGCACGCACGCCCGGCAGGTCCGACAGCAGTACCGTGGTGCCTGGCGTCAGGATGCCGTACAGCCGGCGCGAGAACGCCTCCGGAATCCAGAACGACTGCATCAACGTGCGCAGCGGCGGCATGACGGCGTCCTGCGCACCGAGGATGCGGTGCGCGACCCAGCGATGTTCGCGCTGGGTGGGGTCAAGCAGGCTGGGGATGTCCTCCACGTCGGACGTCATCACCAGCAGCATCGTCCCGTTCAGCGCCACGTCGCGCACCACCTGCAGCGGTGCGGAGCCGATCAGCACGCCATTGCGCAGCACGGAGACACGGGCGTCGTGC includes the following:
- a CDS encoding MBL fold metallo-hydrolase, yielding MTTVAIHARFDQATNTVSYLAWDPATRQAAILDPVLDYDHRTGAAGLVSADALLDVAAAEGLAIAWILETHAHADHLSAAPYLKQKTGARIGIGEHIRDVQRVFAPVFNLSGVSGDGSEFDQLFADGESFALGDLRVDVLHTPGHTPACVSYRIGDAVFVGDTLFMPDYGTARADFPGGDARTLFRSIQKLLALPDETRLFMCHDYKAPGRDHYAWETTVAEQRARNVHIGGGTAEDAFVSMREARDATLPAPALLLPSLQVNIRAGRLPDPEPNGTRYLRIPLSGPMD
- a CDS encoding murein L,D-transpeptidase catalytic domain family protein produces the protein MKTIPLATACAGLLALCASNATQAAPPAGAPDRMVEALHRAAPALDRKVLSMAARAMTCSLRRGDTTPANRLSVIDYSRPSTQPRLWVFDLDKQRLLFEEWVAHGRNTGENLATRFSNATGSYMSSLGAFQTEESYVGGNGYSLRLRGLEPGVNDKARERAIVIHGAPYVSNDLIRAQGRLGRSLGCPAVRTAVARPLIDTIRGGSFVFAYYPDPEWLRHSPLLSADCGTGAATQGQAAVHAGGH